The following are encoded together in the Salvia hispanica cultivar TCC Black 2014 chromosome 6, UniMelb_Shisp_WGS_1.0, whole genome shotgun sequence genome:
- the LOC125191621 gene encoding probable NADH dehydrogenase [ubiquinone] 1 alpha subcomplex subunit 5, mitochondrial, whose translation MFLRRVARPLMMMAKVKETTGIVGLDVVPNAREVLIGLYSKTLEEIKAVPEDEGYRKAVETFTRHRLKVCQEEEDWETIENKLGCGQVEELIEEAQDELTLIGRMIEWNPWDVPEDYECEVIENDAPVPKHVPLHRPGPLPEEFYKTLAAIDTGSLKDVLPGSKEETPAVSSGETPAK comes from the exons ATGTTTCTCCGGCGGGTAGCCCGGCCGCTGATGATGATGGCGAAAGTGAAGGAGACGACAGGGATCGTCGGCCTCGACGTCGTCCCGAACGCGCGTGAGGTGCTCATCGGCCTCTACTCCAAAACCCTAGAGGAGATCAAGGCGGTGCCGGAAGATGAGGGCTACCGCAAGGCCGTCGAGACCTTCACGCGCCACCGCCTCAAGGTGTGTCAGGAGGAGGAGGATTGGGAAACCATCGAGAACAAGCTCGGCTGTGGACAGGTGGAGGAGCTCATTGAAGAAGCTCAGGACGAGCTCACGCTCATTGGTCGCATGATTG AGTGGAACCCATGGGATGTACCTGAAGATTATGAATGTGAAGTCATAGAGAATGATGCTCCAGTTCCGAAGCATGTCCCCTTGCATCGACCTGGCCCTCTTCCCGAGGAGTTTTACAAGACGCTGGCAGCTATTGACACTGGGTCTTTGAAGGATGTTCTTCCAGGCTCTAAAGAGGAAACCCCAGCAGTTTCATCGGGTGAAACACCAGCAAAGTAG
- the LOC125193291 gene encoding putative F-box protein At2g02030, with protein MEIKNQDPFNDFLPELTIEILSRLPFRTILITKRVCKSWRGLVESPLFALLHSRRQAALSSARAPAIEFSKAHSLLGFIDDNEVIHKPPKGSVLSHSFPNPYKPYIHSSVNGLLFMIDSKSELFISNPITREYVRIEMGHECCSTDYAFGFGVSRSGQYKIVRFYALQPNLRTCQVYNLGIGQWKSITVERQLEFMSQMQNVPPWVNGNLHWLILDLKGRKNPPMIYCLDLETELFNYFSCPPSIQNCERGFYYSISNLGGRLCFTNDESKDVFEIWCMKKYGDDKSWTKDYVIKRKPYMLIFRDILLNYFKFYDHYFGQIPEFSTNDLYLDNPIIQEILLYEHNMLYPVKAFEDGGVLLALHPSARLFYYSNETKDIQQIKKKRNYDDSNLVIHCPNFVSLKSLAMENTRVESF; from the coding sequence ATGgaaatcaagaatcaagatccaTTCAATGATTTTCTACCCGAACTCACCATCGAAATCCTCTCAAGACTCCCCTTTCGGACCATCTTGATAACCAAGCGTGTTTGCAAGTCATGGCGCGGTCTGGTGGAGAGCCCCCTCTTTGCCCTATTGCATTCTCGTCGTCAGGCAGCCTTGTCATCCGCCCGGGCCCCTGCCATTGAATTCTCAAAGGCCCACTCCTTATTGGGGTTTATTGATGATAATGAAGTGATTCATAAACCACCCAAAGGTTCTGTTCTCTCTCACTCTTTTCCAAACCCTTATAAGCCATACATACATAGCTCGGTCAATGGTTTGCTCTTCATGATCGACTCCAAGTCTGAACTATTCATATCCAATCCAATCACTCGTGAGTACGTTAGGATCGAGATGGGTCATGAGTGTTGTTCGACTGATTATGCATTTGGGTTTGGAGTGAGCAGAAGTGGTCAATACAAGATTGTCAGGTTTTATGCTCTCCAGCCTAATCTCCGTACGTGTCAAGTATACAATCTAGGAATAGGGCAGTGGAAAAGCATCACAGTTGAGAGACAATTGGAATTCATGTCCCAAATGCAAAATGTGCCTCCTTGGGTGAATGGGAATCTTCACTGGCTTATACTTGACCTCAAGGGTAGAAAAAACCCTCCTATGATCTATTGCCTCGACCTTGAAACCGAgctatttaactatttttcgTGTCCTCCTAGTATTCAAAATTGTGAAAGGGGTTTCTATTATTCGATATCTAATTTGGGGGGACGCTTGTGCTTCACCAATGATGAATCTAAGGATGTGTTTGAAATTTGGTgcatgaagaaatatggagaTGACAAATCATGGACCAAGGATTATGTTATCAAGAGAAAACCATATATGCTCATATTTCGTGATATTCTTCTAaactatttcaaattttatgatcaTTATTTTGGCCAGATCCCGGAATTTAGTACTaatgatttatatttagatAATCCTATAATTCAAGAAATCTTACTGTATGAGCATAATATGCTTTATCCTGTTAAAGCATTCGAAGATGGCGGAGTCTTACTCGCCTTGCATCCATCTGCTCGACTATTTTACTACTCGAACGAGACTAAAGATATTCAACAGATCAAGAAAAAGAGGAACTATGATGATTCCAACTTAGTTATTCATTGTCCGAATTTTGTTTCCCTCAAATCCTTGGCGATGGAAAATACAAGGGTTGAGTCgttttaa
- the LOC125197348 gene encoding probable LRR receptor-like serine/threonine-protein kinase At1g63430 — MISLPLLLGLGLFFADCFAFPSNEVEALTAFKRAIFEDPLLVLSNWNPLVSDPCNWSGVYCSNAGDHVVKINISDASIKGFIAPEFHKLSALQELLLHGNLLIGTIPKEIGRLTNLRVLDLGSNQLTGSIPHEIGNLTGIQKINLQSNVLTGKLPYELGTLRYLEELRLDRNKLLGTIPAANGSDFSPVKHGMYASNTSHLGFCGASQLKVFDLSHNFFVGSIPGCLDYVPRSSFLGNCLQDKDPKQRPAAQCGNASPNKTHTGVNAKHKPIEDRPSGHQSRSSKPVWILVLEIVTGFLIGSLFVVAVFTIAHKWKRRPSIIIPWKKSSSTKDYMTMYIDSEAMKDVVKYSREELELACEDFSNIIGSSPDSVVYKGTVKGGPEIAVISFCIKEDQWTGYLELYFQKEVADLARLNHENTGKLLGYCRESSPFTRMLVFEYASNGTLHEHLHYGEGCQFSWTRRMKIIIGIARGLKYLHTQLDPPFTISELNSSSVYLTDDFSPKLVDFECWKTIISRSEKSSGTISNEGAVCILPSSMEGRHLDVQGNIYAFGILLLEIVSGRPPYCKEKGCLVDWAKEFLEIPDVMSYVVDRELKHFRYEDLKVICEVVNLCIHPNSSQRTTMRELCSMLENGIDTSISAEMKSSLAWAELALGL, encoded by the exons ATGATATCTTTACCTCTTTTGCTCGGTTTAGGACTCTTCTTCGCAGATTGCTTCGCATTTCCCTCAAATGAAG TTGAAGCTTTGACTGCTTTCAAGAGAGCTATATTTGAGGACCCTTTGCTGGTGCTGTCAAATTGGAACCCTCTTGTTTCAGATCCTTGCAATTGGTCCGGCGTTTATTGCTCGAACGCGGGAGACCACGTCGTAAAGAT TAATATATCTGATGCATCTATAAAAGGGTTTATTGCACCGGAGTTTCACAAGCTCTCTGCCTTGCAAGAGTT ACTTTTGCATGGGAATTTGTTGATTGGTACCATACCTAAGGAGATTGGCCGGCTGACGAACCTCAGGGTGTTGGATTTGGGGTCGAACCAGCTGACAGGCTCAATCCCACACGAGATTGGTAACTTAACCGGCATCCAGAAAAT AAACCTTCAGTCCAATGTGTTAACTGGGAAATTGCCTTACGAACTCGGGACCCTAAGATACCTTGAGGAGCTTCGGCTCGATAGAAACAAGCTTCTAGGAACTATCCCTGCTGCGAATGGCTCTGATTTTTCGCCTGTCAAGCATGGAAT GTATGCTTCGAATACCAGCCATTTGGGGTTTTGCGGAGCCTCCCAATTGAAAGTATTCGACTTATCACACAACTTTTTCGTTGGAAGCATTCCCGGTTGCTTGGACTACGTACCTAG ATCGAGTTTTCTCGGGAACTGCCTTCAAGATAAGGATCCCAAGCAGCGTCCTGCTGCGCAATGTG GTAATGCTTCGCCTAATAAAACTCACACGGGAGTCAACGCGAAGCACAAGCCTATTGAAGATCGGCCGTCAGGACATCAATCGAGGAGCTCAAAACCAGTGTGGATCTTGGTTCTTGAAATAGTGACGGGGTTCTTGATTGGTTCGCTCTTTGTGGTTGCTGTTTTCACCATCGCTCACAAGTGGAAGAGACGGCCTTCGATCATTATTCCGTGGAAGAAGTCTTCGAGCACAAAAGATTACATGACCATGTACATAG ATTCTGAGGCAATGAAGGATGTCGTGAAATATAGCAGAGAAGAGCTCGAGTTAGCCTGTGAGGATTTCAGCAACATCATCGGTTCGTCTCCGGATAGTGTGGTATACAAAGGCACTGTGAAAGGCGGGCCCGAGATTGCTGTGATATCTTTCTGTATCAAAGAAGATCAATGGACAGGTTATCTGGAGCTTTACTTTCAAAAAGAG GTGGCTGACTTAGCTAGATTAAACCATGAAAACACCGGGAAACTGCTTGGCTATTGCAGAGAAAGCAGCCCGTTTACGAGGATGCTGGTGTTCGAGTATGCATCTAACGGGACACTTCACGAACACCTTCACT ATGGGGAAGGATGCCAGTTTTCTTGGACGCGGCGAATGAAAATTATCATCGGGATTGCTCGGGGGCTTAAGTATCTGCACACGCAGCTCGACCCTCCGTTTACTATATCGGAGTTGAATTCTAGTTCCGTCTATCTGACCGACGACTTCTCCCCTAAG CTCGTTGATTTCGAATGCTGGAAGACGATAATCTCGAGATCGGAGAAGAGCTCAGGGACGATAAGCAACGAAGGAGCGGTTTGCATCCTTCCGAGCTCGATGGAGGGTCGTCATCTAGACGTGCAGGGCAACATCTACGCGTTCGGGATTCTCTTACTCGAGATTGTGAGTGGAAGGCCTCCATATTGCAAAGAGAAAGGGTGCTTAGTCGACTGG GCAAAAGAGTTCTTAGAAATCCCAGACGTGATGTCGTACGTAGTGGATCGCGAGCTGAAGCATTTCCGATACGAGGACCTCAAAGTGATATGCGAGGTGGTGAACCTGTGCATCCATCCTAACTCGAGCCAGAGGACGACCATGCGGGAGCTGTGCTCAATGTTGGAGAATGGGATCGACACTTCCATATCGGCGGAGATGAAGTCATCGCTGGCTTGGGCTGAGCTCGCGCTCGGCTTGTGA